In Paenibacillus sp. FSL M7-0420, a single genomic region encodes these proteins:
- a CDS encoding M1 family aminopeptidase, translating to MKPHSLRYTLIFAVLAVLTLLGGGIWFLSGHSPAVWTASVPKEAKSPAIIPRQQPVQSDLSDTIYTSETEALSQRVVEYHMDVELLPGAETLVASETLTWTHPGAKPVQELYFHLYPNAFSSAGTTFMKESGGTLRGDTMPAGGYGSITLTDLRTSEGISLMQRTQYVQPDDGNVNDRTLLKVHLPQPVNGGESVTVRLKFEVKLPKIFARMGTAGDFVMAGQWFPKISVYEPAGRRGLKEEGWNLHQYHGNSEFYSDFGIYNVSISVPPEYKVAATGFPVRDAKVVKGRKIYQFYADDVHDFAWAASPDFVVAEKAFSAPQVPGVKIKLYLDPLHKHLQERYFQAAEAALMAFSKWYGPYPYSTLSIVVPPESGNGAGGMEYPTLITAFGATDTSPGTSLERTIIHEIGHQYFYGLVASNEFEEAWLDESFTSYAEDRLMEQEYGVVSSLPLQSSLVSSSQPLKLETWKYTGDDAYTRNVYIRGKLVLKDIERIAGTKNMDAILAAYARKYRFQHPTTADFQKVVEKVTKQSWQTYFERYVYSGGAPDFAVDDIRLTVKQDNSDSGGSRYSAVVDVSNKGSLYPDVPVKFTFADGYTVQQYWNGEGKATSFELTYKTPLVSAEIDPGHSILLESRHLNNFRMAELEPRTLSRWTLSASTLLETLLGTLVW from the coding sequence ATGAAGCCACATTCATTAAGGTATACCCTCATCTTCGCAGTCCTGGCTGTCCTCACCTTGCTTGGAGGCGGAATATGGTTTCTGTCAGGGCATAGCCCTGCCGTATGGACTGCCTCTGTTCCAAAAGAGGCCAAGTCCCCCGCCATTATCCCCCGGCAGCAGCCCGTGCAGTCCGATCTTTCAGATACGATCTACACATCGGAGACAGAGGCTTTAAGCCAGCGCGTGGTTGAATATCACATGGATGTGGAGCTCCTGCCGGGTGCGGAGACTCTGGTCGCCTCCGAGACGCTGACCTGGACCCATCCGGGCGCAAAGCCGGTCCAGGAGCTCTACTTTCATCTGTATCCCAATGCATTCTCATCCGCCGGCACCACCTTCATGAAGGAATCCGGGGGCACGCTTCGCGGTGATACCATGCCTGCAGGGGGTTACGGGAGCATTACCCTGACAGATTTGCGGACCTCCGAGGGTATTTCGCTGATGCAGCGCACCCAATATGTGCAGCCGGACGACGGCAATGTCAATGACAGAACACTGCTCAAGGTCCATCTGCCGCAGCCGGTGAACGGCGGTGAGAGCGTTACGGTACGGCTTAAATTCGAGGTCAAGCTGCCGAAAATTTTCGCCCGGATGGGAACCGCTGGCGACTTCGTGATGGCCGGACAGTGGTTTCCGAAGATTAGCGTCTATGAGCCTGCCGGCAGAAGAGGACTCAAGGAAGAAGGCTGGAACCTGCATCAATATCACGGCAACTCCGAGTTCTACAGTGATTTTGGAATTTACAATGTATCGATTTCTGTCCCGCCCGAGTATAAGGTCGCCGCAACCGGGTTTCCGGTGAGAGACGCCAAGGTTGTGAAGGGGCGCAAGATCTATCAGTTCTATGCAGATGACGTCCACGACTTCGCCTGGGCGGCATCGCCTGATTTCGTGGTTGCCGAGAAGGCCTTCTCCGCGCCGCAGGTGCCCGGAGTGAAGATTAAGCTCTATCTGGACCCGCTGCATAAGCATCTCCAGGAGCGTTACTTCCAGGCGGCTGAGGCTGCACTGATGGCATTCAGCAAGTGGTATGGCCCTTATCCCTACTCCACCTTATCGATTGTTGTCCCGCCGGAGTCCGGCAACGGGGCCGGAGGCATGGAGTATCCGACCCTGATTACCGCCTTCGGCGCCACGGACACTTCACCGGGCACCTCCCTGGAGCGCACGATCATCCACGAGATCGGGCACCAATATTTCTACGGCCTGGTGGCCAGCAATGAATTCGAAGAAGCCTGGCTGGATGAGAGCTTCACCTCTTATGCCGAAGACCGGCTGATGGAACAGGAATACGGTGTGGTCTCCAGCCTCCCGCTGCAGTCCAGCCTGGTCTCCTCTTCACAGCCGCTTAAGCTGGAGACCTGGAAATACACCGGAGATGATGCCTACACGCGCAATGTATACATCCGGGGCAAGCTGGTGCTGAAGGATATCGAACGCATCGCCGGGACCAAGAATATGGACGCCATCCTCGCCGCCTATGCCCGCAAATACCGCTTCCAGCATCCGACCACTGCCGACTTCCAGAAGGTTGTGGAGAAAGTGACCAAGCAATCCTGGCAGACGTATTTTGAGCGGTATGTCTATAGCGGGGGGGCACCCGACTTCGCAGTTGACGATATCAGGCTTACGGTTAAACAGGACAACAGCGACAGCGGGGGGAGCCGCTATAGCGCTGTGGTCGATGTAAGCAATAAGGGCAGCCTGTACCCCGATGTTCCCGTGAAATTCACCTTCGCAGACGGGTACACGGTGCAGCAATACTGGAATGGCGAGGGTAAGGCTACCTCCTTTGAATTAACGTATAAAACGCCGCTGGTCTCCGCAGAGATTGATCCGGGGCATTCCATTCTGCTGGAGAGCAGGCATCTTAATAATTTCAGAATGGCGGAGCTTGAGCCGCGTACACTCTCCCGCTGGACGCTTAGTGCATCAACTCTGCTTGAAACCCTGCTCGGAACTCTTGTCTGGTGA
- a CDS encoding YwhD family protein has translation MDNVQPEGKKQIALNIVNARAKHKGFGAGSIDLNNVSPVIIDQGIAVIDIGAMHAKSKVEKGIKFSMNREDVPAGRQVWVVWVAVDRTPEGQFYGGITACEMWIDTEARRGWKILADHVNKLDAALKRKLILDGLGSTERAALKSLLMAHNEEWWAASPEELKAALSE, from the coding sequence GTGGATAACGTACAACCGGAGGGCAAAAAACAAATTGCCTTGAATATTGTGAACGCCAGAGCCAAGCATAAGGGCTTCGGTGCAGGCTCGATTGATCTGAACAATGTATCGCCTGTCATTATTGATCAGGGTATCGCCGTTATCGATATCGGTGCCATGCATGCCAAGAGCAAAGTGGAGAAGGGAATCAAGTTCTCTATGAACCGTGAGGATGTTCCGGCGGGAAGACAGGTATGGGTCGTATGGGTGGCTGTGGACCGTACCCCGGAGGGACAGTTCTACGGCGGGATTACCGCCTGTGAGATGTGGATTGACACCGAAGCGCGCCGCGGCTGGAAGATTCTTGCGGATCATGTCAATAAGCTGGATGCGGCCTTGAAGCGCAAGCTTATTCTGGATGGACTTGGAAGCACTGAGCGGGCAGCGCTGAAATCACTGCTGATGGCCCATAATGAAGAGTGGTGGGCCGCTTCGCCTGAGGAGCTGAAAGCTGCGCTATCGGAATAG
- a CDS encoding AbrB/MazE/SpoVT family DNA-binding domain-containing protein: MKDTGMIRSLDSLGRIVVPVEIRMTRNIDIGDPIEFFILDEDIIVLRKYTSTECTFCRSLDHVTYYKDQFICNTCLKELSDPDRGSEPIHVSPSSAEEHPEPARGGRRSKTEEMSLRLMKAIEDHPYANQKELAEVLGISQARVSQLKRKLNTPGRTDPQ, translated from the coding sequence ATGAAAGATACAGGCATGATCCGAAGCTTAGACAGTCTCGGAAGAATTGTGGTTCCCGTAGAAATCCGCATGACACGTAATATTGACATTGGGGATCCTATCGAATTTTTTATACTGGATGAGGATATCATCGTCCTCCGAAAGTACACCTCCACAGAATGCACCTTTTGCAGAAGTCTTGATCATGTGACCTACTATAAGGATCAGTTCATTTGCAACACCTGTCTGAAGGAGCTTAGTGACCCCGACCGCGGATCAGAACCCATCCATGTCTCCCCAAGTTCAGCAGAAGAGCATCCCGAGCCAGCCCGCGGGGGCCGGAGAAGCAAGACCGAAGAAATGAGTCTGCGTCTTATGAAAGCGATCGAAGATCATCCCTATGCCAACCAGAAGGAGCTTGCCGAGGTTCTCGGCATCAGCCAAGCCAGAGTCAGCCAACTCAAGCGCAAGCTGAACACTCCCGGCAGAACAGATCCGCAGTAA
- a CDS encoding DNA-3-methyladenine glycosylase, whose protein sequence is MKPNHSGSLEPDAPQLLQPELYKLAAVEAAPRLLGQHLVRRTEDGDIRCRIVETESYGGAEDKGSHAYGSRRTARTEVMFSAGGAVYVYLIYGMYHCLNVVTAAQDEPHAVLIRAVEPLTERDAELMTAYRGVAVRKPSDLSGGPGKLCRALRIDKSLNNTRFDLPEGPLSIEQGDDPESLDIVEAPRINIPYAEEYAGLPWRFYLRGNPYVSVSDPQAQPHRLV, encoded by the coding sequence ATGAAGCCGAATCATTCCGGCAGCCTTGAGCCGGACGCGCCACAGCTGCTGCAGCCTGAGCTCTATAAGCTCGCGGCAGTTGAAGCAGCGCCGCGCCTTCTTGGCCAGCATCTGGTCCGCCGCACAGAAGACGGGGACATCCGCTGCCGTATTGTGGAGACAGAGAGCTATGGAGGCGCTGAGGATAAAGGCAGCCATGCGTATGGCAGCCGCCGGACCGCCCGTACAGAGGTCATGTTCAGCGCCGGAGGCGCAGTGTATGTATACCTGATCTACGGCATGTACCATTGCCTGAATGTCGTAACTGCTGCACAGGACGAGCCTCATGCCGTTCTGATCCGGGCAGTAGAGCCGCTTACGGAGAGGGATGCCGAGCTTATGACGGCATACAGGGGAGTTGCCGTGAGGAAGCCCTCGGACCTCTCCGGCGGGCCGGGCAAGCTGTGCCGGGCGCTGCGGATTGACAAGAGTCTTAACAATACCAGGTTCGATCTGCCGGAAGGTCCGCTGAGCATCGAGCAGGGGGATGACCCGGAGTCCCTGGATATTGTCGAGGCCCCGCGCATCAATATTCCTTATGCGGAAGAGTATGCCGGGCTCCCCTGGCGCTTCTATCTCCGGGGCAATCCTTATGTATCGGTCAGCGATCCGCAGGCGCAGCCCCACAGGCTGGTCTAA
- a CDS encoding transglycosylase domain-containing protein, with amino-acid sequence MTRDSATPKVRKRRFRLLFRLLAVSALLFLLAAGALLGYLYQKPLPPLGDDVRSRLLDARGNVMTTFTTDGRSREPVELNRISPLLIKATLAVEDRKFYNHIGFDLKGMGRAVLANLEAGRRTQGASTLTQQLARNLYLTHEKTWTRKAKEALYTLQLEMKYSKDEILNMYLNEIYYGHGAYGIEAAARMYFGKAAADLDLAESALLAGVPKGPTYYSPYNHLDSALKRQGIILAAMVDTGDITESQAQEAAKEQLKLSPQGQKDTTVAAPYFRDYVRSLVIDSLHISSDELDRGGLNVYTTLDPDMQQAAEAAVDQGMDHSSELETALVSVDPRTGYVKAMVGGTNYRTSSFNHALAKTRQPGSSFKPIMYLAALSTKEMTGLSVFNSQPTLFHYDNNRKTYQPRNFGDKYLGEINMRQAIAASDNIYAVNTIMKIGADKVAAMAAAMGINSPLQSVPSLALGTSPVSPLEMASAFAVIASGGVKQPVTAVLKITDAGGHLLYEAPQPEGQPVVEPAAAYVLTRLMEGVFESGGTGNRVASMIKRPVAGKTGTTDTDGWMVGFTPELSTAVWVGYDKGRDIATTDGRRAAPIFAGFTEKALENVPPKIFPIPDGVVSVYVDPLSGMLATADCPEKKLETFISGTEPTGYCDQHSSGEPSASGSTDPSVPADPVKEEHSLWNNIKRWWMN; translated from the coding sequence ATGACGCGCGATTCTGCCACACCCAAAGTCCGCAAACGCCGCTTCCGCCTGCTCTTTCGGCTGCTGGCTGTCTCCGCCCTGCTGTTCCTGCTGGCAGCCGGCGCTCTGCTTGGATACCTATATCAGAAGCCGCTCCCCCCGCTCGGGGATGATGTCCGCTCCAGACTGCTTGACGCCAGGGGCAATGTGATGACCACCTTCACTACAGACGGCCGCAGCCGCGAGCCTGTTGAGCTTAACCGGATCTCCCCGCTGCTCATCAAAGCCACGCTGGCTGTGGAGGACCGGAAATTCTATAATCATATCGGCTTTGACCTGAAAGGCATGGGGAGAGCGGTACTCGCCAATCTGGAGGCGGGCAGACGCACGCAAGGGGCCAGCACCTTAACCCAGCAGCTCGCCCGCAATCTGTACCTGACCCATGAGAAGACCTGGACCCGCAAGGCCAAGGAAGCGCTATATACTCTGCAGCTGGAAATGAAATATTCTAAGGATGAAATTCTGAATATGTATTTAAATGAAATCTACTACGGACACGGGGCTTACGGAATCGAGGCTGCGGCCCGGATGTATTTCGGTAAAGCTGCCGCAGATCTGGATTTGGCGGAGAGCGCCCTGCTGGCCGGAGTGCCCAAGGGACCCACCTATTATTCTCCTTATAATCATCTGGACAGCGCCTTGAAGCGTCAAGGCATTATCCTGGCCGCCATGGTTGATACGGGGGATATTACCGAGTCGCAGGCACAGGAGGCTGCTAAGGAGCAGCTGAAGCTGAGTCCTCAGGGTCAAAAGGATACCACGGTGGCTGCACCCTATTTCCGCGATTATGTGCGCAGTCTTGTGATCGACAGCCTGCATATCAGCAGTGACGAGCTGGACCGGGGCGGGCTGAATGTCTATACAACGCTTGACCCGGATATGCAGCAGGCTGCGGAAGCGGCGGTGGATCAGGGGATGGACCACAGCAGCGAGCTGGAGACGGCCCTGGTCTCCGTTGATCCCCGCACCGGCTATGTGAAGGCTATGGTCGGGGGCACGAATTACCGGACCAGCTCCTTCAACCATGCGCTGGCGAAGACGCGCCAGCCCGGCTCTTCCTTTAAGCCGATTATGTATTTGGCGGCGCTGTCGACCAAAGAAATGACCGGCTTGTCCGTCTTCAACAGCCAGCCCACGCTGTTCCATTATGATAACAACCGCAAGACGTACCAGCCCCGGAATTTCGGGGATAAATATCTGGGAGAGATTAATATGCGGCAGGCCATTGCCGCGTCCGACAATATCTATGCAGTCAATACCATTATGAAGATCGGGGCAGATAAGGTCGCCGCTATGGCGGCCGCCATGGGGATTAACAGCCCGCTGCAGAGCGTTCCTTCGCTGGCGCTGGGAACCTCCCCTGTCAGCCCGCTGGAGATGGCCTCAGCCTTCGCAGTGATTGCCAGTGGCGGAGTGAAGCAGCCGGTCACGGCGGTCCTGAAGATCACCGATGCGGGCGGACATCTTCTATATGAAGCTCCGCAGCCAGAAGGTCAGCCCGTGGTTGAGCCGGCCGCTGCTTATGTGTTAACCCGGCTGATGGAGGGGGTCTTCGAGAGCGGAGGCACCGGGAACCGGGTGGCCTCGATGATCAAGCGTCCGGTGGCCGGCAAGACCGGTACTACAGATACCGACGGATGGATGGTCGGCTTCACGCCTGAGCTCTCAACCGCCGTCTGGGTCGGATACGATAAGGGCCGCGATATTGCGACCACCGACGGCAGACGGGCAGCACCTATCTTCGCCGGATTCACGGAAAAAGCACTGGAGAATGTGCCGCCGAAGATTTTTCCCATTCCCGATGGCGTAGTCAGCGTATATGTCGATCCGCTGTCCGGCATGCTGGCTACAGCAGACTGTCCGGAGAAAAAGCTGGAGACCTTCATCAGCGGCACAGAGCCTACCGGATATTGTGACCAGCATAGCTCCGGTGAACCCAGTGCTTCCGGAAGCACCGATCCTTCCGTCCCTGCCGATCCGGTCAAGGAAGAGCATTCCCTATGGAACAATATCAAGCGCTGGTGGATGAACTAA
- a CDS encoding carbon-nitrogen hydrolase family protein, which produces MAFRVSAVQYHLYTISSFGEFAAECEHYIKTAGEYGAEFILFPEFLTTQLMSIGGEDGEALGIEDLPQFTDRYLEMFSGYAGKYAVHIIGGTHVLRRGGKLYNVAHLFYPDGRIAEQAKLHITPAEVEGWNMGAGEELQVFQTDHGTIAMLTCYDIEFPEIVRMARAKGADVIFCPSCTDDRHGFHRVRYTSHARAIENQVYVVLTGTVGSLPTVDLMRANFGQAAIITPNDIPFPPQGLLAEGEINNDMIITADLDLELLYRVREHGSVTTWRDRRTDLYTDWT; this is translated from the coding sequence ATGGCTTTTCGCGTATCTGCTGTACAATATCATCTGTACACCATCTCTTCCTTCGGGGAGTTTGCTGCCGAGTGTGAGCACTATATCAAGACGGCCGGAGAGTACGGGGCCGAATTTATCCTCTTCCCTGAATTTCTTACGACACAGCTGATGTCGATTGGAGGCGAGGACGGGGAGGCGCTGGGGATAGAGGATCTGCCGCAGTTCACCGACCGTTACCTGGAGATGTTCTCCGGGTACGCGGGGAAGTATGCGGTACATATTATTGGGGGGACCCATGTGCTGCGGCGCGGCGGCAAGCTGTATAATGTAGCCCATCTATTTTATCCGGACGGAAGAATTGCCGAGCAGGCCAAGCTGCATATTACCCCTGCCGAGGTAGAGGGCTGGAATATGGGAGCCGGTGAGGAGCTTCAGGTATTCCAGACAGATCATGGGACCATTGCCATGCTGACCTGCTATGACATTGAATTCCCTGAGATTGTGCGCATGGCCCGGGCCAAGGGTGCAGATGTGATCTTCTGCCCGTCCTGCACGGATGACCGCCACGGCTTCCACCGGGTAAGGTATACGAGCCACGCCCGGGCTATCGAGAATCAAGTCTACGTGGTGCTGACCGGCACCGTAGGCTCACTGCCTACTGTTGATCTGATGCGGGCCAACTTCGGCCAGGCGGCGATTATCACACCCAATGACATTCCGTTTCCTCCACAGGGTCTGCTGGCCGAGGGGGAGATCAACAATGATATGATTATTACGGCCGATCTGGATCTGGAGCTGCTGTACCGCGTCCGGGAACACGGGTCTGTAACCACGTGGCGTGACCGCCGCACCGATCTGTACACCGACTGGACGTAA
- a CDS encoding GNAT family N-acetyltransferase: MYYKKFYALDGKTPVPAVIRSYTEADFTELITIQSEAFPPPYPAELWWNREQLLNHVTLFPEGALCVEVAGELAGSVTGFLMNFDPEAQAHHHTWSEVTADGYLTTHQPGGNTLYIADLCVRPGYRKLGLGKELVQSLYHVVVEQKLERLLGAGRMPGYHRVAGQMTAEEYLAGVIAGSWSDPVITFLLRCGRSPVRVVAGYLEDEESGNYAALMEWRNPFK; the protein is encoded by the coding sequence ATGTATTATAAGAAGTTCTACGCTCTGGACGGCAAGACGCCGGTGCCTGCGGTGATCCGTTCCTATACGGAAGCTGACTTCACCGAGCTGATCACGATTCAGTCCGAGGCGTTCCCGCCGCCTTATCCCGCGGAGCTGTGGTGGAACCGGGAGCAGCTGCTGAATCATGTGACACTTTTTCCGGAAGGGGCCTTATGTGTAGAGGTGGCCGGGGAGCTGGCCGGATCGGTTACCGGATTCCTGATGAATTTCGACCCGGAGGCGCAGGCGCATCATCATACGTGGTCAGAGGTTACGGCAGACGGTTATCTCACTACGCATCAGCCGGGCGGGAACACGCTGTATATCGCGGATTTGTGTGTCCGTCCCGGATACCGCAAGCTGGGTCTGGGCAAGGAGCTGGTCCAGTCGTTATACCATGTGGTCGTGGAACAGAAGCTGGAGCGGCTGCTGGGAGCGGGCCGGATGCCGGGCTATCACCGGGTGGCCGGGCAGATGACAGCGGAAGAGTATCTGGCCGGGGTTATCGCCGGAAGCTGGTCTGATCCGGTGATTACTTTTCTGCTGCGGTGCGGCCGGTCTCCGGTTCGTGTGGTCGCGGGTTATCTGGAGGACGAGGAATCAGGGAATTACGCAGCGCTGATGGAATGGCGGAATCCTTTTAAATAA
- a CDS encoding GNAT family N-acetyltransferase, translated as MEYRRITDIADPLFREVHQLLSDVFPPEEVLEYSLWKEPLADPGIRVFAAVHEGKVVGTTEYRYYADWNVAMTDFTIIGREGLGIGRFLARQRLKDLEKLAAENHTELLGMFAEIYDPYRVGYDFGGIKPMDPYVRREVLSHLGYKRIDIPYVHPSWQGDGEAVSGLDLCFMPGDEEQESIAAPLVADFLTRYYAVLEGKPEAWTSMISQLRSRERVALLPL; from the coding sequence ATGGAATATAGAAGAATTACAGATATTGCCGACCCGTTGTTCAGAGAGGTGCATCAGCTGTTGTCGGATGTATTTCCGCCCGAGGAAGTGCTGGAGTACAGCTTGTGGAAGGAGCCGCTTGCCGATCCGGGAATACGCGTGTTCGCTGCGGTGCATGAAGGGAAGGTTGTAGGCACTACGGAATACCGTTACTATGCCGACTGGAATGTAGCGATGACCGATTTCACCATCATTGGACGGGAAGGGCTGGGCATTGGCCGTTTTCTGGCGCGTCAACGCTTGAAGGACCTGGAGAAGCTGGCGGCTGAGAATCATACGGAGCTGCTGGGGATGTTCGCTGAGATCTATGATCCGTACCGTGTGGGGTATGATTTTGGCGGAATTAAGCCGATGGACCCGTACGTCCGCCGTGAAGTTCTGTCGCATTTGGGCTATAAAAGGATAGATATTCCCTACGTCCACCCTTCCTGGCAGGGAGATGGCGAGGCGGTGTCCGGTCTGGACCTCTGTTTCATGCCCGGAGATGAGGAGCAGGAGAGCATCGCGGCGCCGCTGGTGGCCGATTTCCTGACCCGTTATTACGCCGTGCTGGAGGGCAAGCCGGAAGCCTGGACATCGATGATCAGCCAGCTTCGCAGCAGGGAGCGTGTGGCGTTATTGCCGCTGTGA